The following proteins are co-located in the Sporolactobacillus pectinivorans genome:
- a CDS encoding cell division protein FtsQ/DivIB, translated as MDRNKVIPLEDRLPQLKKERKQKANRRFALYATIFFLLILAAVYFQSPFSRVSRISIEGQQIVSKEKVLQASGISNKTHIWDVRSVNAENRIEKLPTVRKATVHVAFPGAVTIRIQEYARKAYLLKNGKYFPILQNGTLLGPLQGTAMPMDAPVLVNFSDTSALKAVSEGLTVFPAQLVHSISDIHYINSPGDPDNLMLYMNDGNRVVANTKTFAQNMKLYPEILANLPKGEHGTVHLSIGSYFVPYQSPKSNNN; from the coding sequence ATGGACAGAAATAAGGTCATTCCGCTGGAGGATCGGCTGCCGCAATTAAAAAAAGAACGGAAACAGAAAGCGAACCGGCGTTTTGCGTTATATGCGACGATATTTTTTCTCTTGATTCTGGCGGCTGTTTATTTTCAGTCTCCCTTCAGCAGGGTCAGCCGGATTTCAATTGAGGGCCAGCAAATCGTCAGCAAAGAGAAAGTGCTGCAGGCAAGCGGCATTTCAAATAAAACACATATCTGGGATGTCCGATCCGTAAATGCTGAAAACCGTATCGAGAAACTTCCTACGGTCAGAAAAGCAACGGTTCATGTGGCGTTTCCCGGTGCTGTAACCATTCGTATTCAGGAATATGCCAGAAAAGCCTATCTTCTAAAAAACGGCAAATATTTTCCGATCCTGCAAAACGGGACATTGCTTGGACCGTTGCAGGGAACAGCCATGCCAATGGATGCCCCCGTGCTTGTAAATTTTAGTGACACTTCCGCATTGAAGGCAGTTTCAGAAGGCCTTACCGTGTTCCCTGCACAGCTTGTCCATAGTATTTCTGATATTCATTACATAAACAGTCCCGGTGACCCGGATAACCTGATGCTTTATATGAACGACGGCAACCGGGTTGTGGCGAATACAAAGACGTTTGCTCAAAATATGAAACTCTATCCGGAAATTCTGGCTAATCTGCCAAAAGGAGAGCATGGAACTGTCCATCTCAGTATTGGGAGTTACTTTGTACCTTACCAAAGCCCAAAAAGCAATAATAACTGA
- the ftsA gene encoding cell division protein FtsA: MNSENVFVSLDIGTSSIKTLIGEMAGGSLNVIGVGEAESFGIKKGSIVDIDATVRSIRQAVEQAERMVGLTIESVIVGISGNHIQLRPCHGVVAVASENHEIGDTDIGRVIDAAQVMSIPPEREIIDVIPEQFIVDGVDEIHDPRGMIGVRLEMEGTLITGSKTVLHNLLRCVERAGLQVSDVCLQTLALGSVALTEDERNLGVALVDIGGGATSVAVFDQGTLLSTFELPIGGNHVTKDISIIQRVPMEEAEQLKIKHGAASVKAASSEDTFTASQIGSAKKQMLNQGDLAEIIEARIGELFDIVSAELQRIGIYDLPGGFVLTGGVTAMPGVLDLAVQKLDANVRIAIPDYIGVREPKFTACIGLIQFAYHNVKIQGKEVAAAISSERFTPQEKQQKVRKTDGKEHESVTAKVKSWFNMFFD; the protein is encoded by the coding sequence ATGAACAGTGAGAATGTTTTTGTAAGCCTGGATATTGGTACATCAAGCATCAAAACTTTAATAGGCGAAATGGCTGGCGGGTCGCTTAATGTGATCGGTGTTGGCGAAGCTGAATCTTTTGGCATCAAGAAGGGTTCGATTGTAGATATCGATGCAACTGTCCGCTCTATTCGCCAGGCTGTTGAACAGGCTGAAAGAATGGTCGGTCTGACTATTGAGAGCGTCATCGTCGGCATCTCTGGAAACCATATCCAGTTGAGGCCTTGCCATGGCGTTGTTGCTGTAGCCAGTGAGAACCATGAAATCGGAGATACAGATATCGGCCGGGTGATTGATGCAGCCCAGGTGATGTCAATCCCTCCTGAAAGAGAAATTATTGATGTGATACCTGAACAGTTCATTGTGGACGGTGTGGATGAAATTCATGATCCGCGAGGCATGATCGGTGTCAGGCTGGAAATGGAAGGAACTCTGATCACGGGATCGAAGACAGTCCTGCACAATCTTTTACGGTGTGTGGAACGGGCCGGCCTTCAGGTTTCGGATGTATGCCTTCAGACCCTTGCGCTCGGTTCAGTTGCTCTCACAGAGGATGAACGAAATCTTGGTGTCGCACTTGTAGACATAGGTGGCGGGGCGACAAGCGTGGCCGTTTTTGATCAGGGAACGCTTCTTTCAACATTTGAACTGCCCATCGGCGGCAATCATGTCACGAAAGATATTTCAATTATTCAGCGGGTACCTATGGAAGAAGCTGAACAGCTGAAAATCAAGCATGGAGCGGCAAGTGTAAAGGCCGCTTCCTCGGAAGATACATTTACAGCGTCGCAGATTGGCAGTGCTAAAAAGCAGATGCTCAATCAGGGGGACCTTGCGGAAATCATCGAAGCGCGGATTGGTGAATTGTTCGATATTGTCAGTGCTGAACTGCAGCGCATCGGCATTTATGATCTGCCCGGCGGATTCGTTCTGACCGGCGGTGTGACCGCCATGCCGGGAGTGCTTGATTTGGCTGTGCAAAAGCTGGATGCCAATGTCCGGATTGCAATTCCGGATTACATTGGGGTGCGCGAACCTAAGTTCACTGCATGTATCGGTTTGATACAATTTGCCTATCACAATGTCAAGATTCAAGGCAAGGAAGTAGCTGCGGCGATTTCTTCTGAACGGTTCACGCCACAGGAGAAACAGCAAAAAGTGAGAAAAACGGACGGCAAAGAGCATGAGAGCGTAACAGCAAAAGTGAAAAGCTGGTTCAATATGTTCTTCGACTGA
- the ftsZ gene encoding cell division protein FtsZ → MYDSDVETNNLAKIKVIGVGGGGNNAVNRMIESGIQGVEFVCANTDAQALKFSKAGTKLQLGEKLTRGLGAGANPDVGKKAAEESRDQVEELLKGADMVFVTAGMGGGTGTGAAPIIAEVAKDVGALTVGVVTRPFSFEGRKRAKQAQFGIDNLKEKVDTLIVIPNDRLLEIVDKNTPMLDAFREADNVLRQGVQGISDLIAVPGLINLDFADVKTIMTEGGSALMAIGIASGENRAADAAKKAISSPLLEKSIDGAKGVLMNITGGNNLSLYEVNEAADIVATAADEEVNMIFGSVIREEMEDEIVVTVIATGFLSEEKEQQKSQESDGQIRRNIIQGGAEALKKSPQDFRREEGLKHNEQTARRPHGIIDDEDTLDVPTFLRNRHQKN, encoded by the coding sequence ATGTACGATAGTGACGTGGAAACGAATAACCTTGCAAAGATCAAGGTTATCGGTGTTGGCGGCGGGGGCAATAATGCCGTTAACCGGATGATTGAAAGTGGCATTCAGGGGGTTGAGTTTGTTTGCGCCAATACGGATGCCCAGGCATTGAAATTTTCCAAGGCCGGGACGAAGCTGCAGCTTGGGGAAAAACTGACCCGTGGGCTCGGCGCCGGCGCTAATCCCGATGTGGGAAAAAAAGCGGCTGAGGAAAGCAGAGATCAGGTTGAGGAACTGCTCAAAGGTGCCGATATGGTCTTCGTGACTGCCGGAATGGGCGGCGGAACGGGAACCGGCGCGGCACCGATTATTGCGGAGGTCGCTAAAGATGTCGGCGCACTGACCGTCGGCGTAGTCACCCGCCCGTTCTCTTTTGAAGGAAGGAAGCGTGCTAAGCAGGCGCAGTTTGGAATTGATAATCTAAAGGAAAAAGTGGACACGCTCATTGTCATCCCGAATGACCGACTGCTTGAAATCGTTGATAAAAATACACCAATGCTGGACGCTTTCAGGGAAGCTGATAATGTATTGCGGCAAGGCGTGCAGGGCATATCGGATCTGATCGCTGTTCCCGGCCTGATCAATCTTGATTTTGCTGATGTCAAAACCATTATGACGGAAGGCGGATCGGCTCTGATGGCGATCGGCATCGCTTCTGGGGAAAACCGGGCGGCCGATGCGGCGAAGAAGGCAATTTCCAGCCCGCTGCTTGAGAAGTCAATTGACGGAGCCAAAGGCGTGCTGATGAATATTACCGGCGGAAACAATCTGAGTCTCTACGAGGTGAATGAAGCAGCAGACATTGTTGCCACCGCAGCGGATGAAGAGGTCAATATGATTTTTGGCTCGGTTATCCGCGAAGAAATGGAAGACGAGATTGTCGTCACAGTGATTGCGACAGGTTTTCTTTCAGAGGAAAAAGAACAGCAGAAGAGCCAGGAATCTGACGGCCAGATCCGGAGGAACATCATTCAGGGAGGGGCGGAAGCTCTGAAAAAAAGTCCTCAGGATTTTCGGCGTGAAGAGGGTCTGAAGCATAACGAGCAGACCGCGCGCCGGCCTCACGGTATTATCGATGACGAAGATACGCTGGATGTACCGACCTTTCTTCGCAATCGCCATCAGAAGAATTAG
- the spoIIGA gene encoding sigma-E processing peptidase SpoIIGA: protein MVLYLDAVWLLNLLIDACLLKLTALMLKRRIYRLRLFLGALTASSVVLILFTPLAFLVTHPLGKFLFSVLIIWITFGFGRPSVFFQNLAAFYFSAFAIGGGIFALHYFFENGTSYADSRFLTTMNFGDPISWIFVVLGFPALWLFSKKRMDQTAVRKWQHANGAEITIQIFNQVIRSRGLIDSGNKLYDPLTRLPVMFLSRAACEGQIPASLFQMEGPDAAFQLYEDLPNGWDSRITWVPYRSVDGVPHYIIAFRPDRVLITHEGRQIECKRVLVALTVQTLSTSGEFSSILHPDMLLNGKVIEPAS, encoded by the coding sequence TTGGTTCTCTATCTCGATGCGGTCTGGTTGCTCAATCTGCTGATCGATGCCTGTCTCTTGAAGCTTACTGCGCTTATGCTCAAGCGTAGAATTTACAGGCTGCGTCTCTTTCTCGGTGCGCTGACGGCATCTTCTGTTGTTCTGATCCTTTTCACGCCACTCGCATTTCTTGTGACACATCCGCTTGGAAAATTTTTATTTTCAGTTCTGATTATCTGGATCACTTTCGGCTTTGGGCGTCCGTCAGTCTTTTTTCAAAATCTTGCCGCTTTTTATTTCTCTGCTTTTGCGATTGGTGGAGGCATTTTCGCACTCCATTATTTCTTCGAGAACGGTACATCTTATGCAGACAGCCGCTTTTTAACCACGATGAATTTTGGTGATCCGATCAGCTGGATCTTTGTCGTTTTAGGATTCCCCGCATTATGGCTGTTTTCAAAGAAGAGAATGGATCAGACTGCTGTTCGCAAATGGCAGCATGCCAACGGCGCAGAAATAACCATTCAGATCTTTAACCAAGTGATTCGATCGAGGGGGCTGATTGACAGTGGCAACAAGCTGTACGATCCGCTGACCAGGCTTCCGGTCATGTTCCTGAGCCGAGCTGCCTGTGAAGGCCAGATTCCCGCTTCGCTTTTTCAAATGGAGGGGCCAGACGCTGCTTTTCAGCTATATGAAGATCTTCCAAACGGATGGGATAGCAGGATCACCTGGGTCCCTTATCGCTCTGTGGATGGGGTACCACACTATATTATTGCATTCCGGCCGGATCGGGTGCTGATCACGCATGAAGGCCGGCAGATCGAGTGTAAACGGGTACTCGTCGCCCTGACCGTACAGACGTTAAGCACATCAGGAGAATTCAGCAGCATCCTTCATCCGGACATGCTGCTTAATGGCAAGGTCATCGAGCCGGCATCCTGA
- the sigE gene encoding RNA polymerase sporulation sigma factor SigE: protein MKLFFSELWHKILIRLHIRPEEVYYIGGSDGLPSPLSKEEEAELMKKLPSGDQKARATLIERNLRLVVYIARKFDNTRINIEDLISIGTIGLIKAVNTFNPEKKIKLATYASRCIENEILMYLRRNNRTRSEVSLDEPLNVDWDGNELLLSDVLGTANDVTTSDMERKVDHTLLKSAMLMLSDREKEIMTLRFGLAGGKEKTQKDVADQLGISQSYISRLEKRIIRRLKKEFSKMA, encoded by the coding sequence ATGAAATTATTTTTTTCAGAACTTTGGCATAAAATACTCATCAGACTGCATATACGGCCTGAAGAAGTCTACTATATCGGCGGCAGCGACGGCCTGCCATCTCCTTTGTCCAAGGAAGAAGAAGCAGAGCTGATGAAAAAGCTCCCATCCGGTGACCAGAAGGCAAGGGCAACTTTGATTGAGCGCAATTTGAGGCTTGTCGTTTATATCGCCAGAAAGTTTGATAATACGCGGATCAATATTGAAGACTTGATCAGCATAGGAACCATTGGACTGATTAAGGCAGTCAATACATTTAATCCCGAGAAAAAAATTAAACTCGCAACCTATGCTTCCCGATGCATTGAGAATGAAATATTAATGTACTTGAGAAGAAACAACCGGACCCGTTCAGAGGTTTCTCTGGACGAGCCGCTGAACGTTGACTGGGATGGCAATGAACTGCTTCTCTCGGATGTACTGGGCACCGCGAACGATGTGACAACCTCCGATATGGAACGCAAAGTGGATCATACACTGCTCAAAAGCGCGATGCTCATGCTCAGCGACCGGGAGAAGGAAATCATGACGCTTCGCTTTGGCCTGGCAGGAGGGAAGGAGAAAACTCAAAAAGATGTGGCGGATCAACTTGGCATTTCACAGTCTTATATTTCCCGTCTTGAAAAAAGAATCATCCGAAGACTGAAAAAGGAGTTCAGCAAAATGGCGTAA
- the sigG gene encoding RNA polymerase sporulation sigma factor SigG: MARHKVEICGVDTSKLPVLTNVEMRKLFAELQSGKTEAREKLVNGNLRLVLSVIQRFNHRSESVDDLFQVGCIGLMKSIDNFDLSQNVRFSTYAVPMIIGEIRRYLRDNNPIRVSRSLRDMAYKALQAKERYVAKHSKEPTSSELAKILDLPVEDVVFAMDAIQDPVSLFEPIYSDGGDPIFIMDQISDDKHRDKEWVDNIALKEAMSKLHEREKRIVAMRFFYGKTQMEVAQEIGISQAQVSRLEKMAIKEMNQDIGP, translated from the coding sequence ATGGCACGGCATAAAGTGGAAATCTGCGGGGTTGATACGTCCAAGCTTCCTGTACTGACCAACGTAGAAATGCGTAAGTTATTTGCAGAATTACAGTCCGGTAAAACGGAAGCCAGGGAAAAACTGGTGAACGGCAATCTCCGGCTGGTGCTCAGCGTGATTCAGAGGTTCAATCACCGCAGCGAATCTGTAGACGATTTATTTCAGGTCGGCTGTATCGGATTAATGAAATCGATTGACAATTTTGATTTAAGCCAGAATGTTCGCTTTTCAACCTACGCGGTTCCGATGATTATCGGCGAAATCAGACGCTATCTAAGAGATAATAATCCGATTCGCGTCTCGCGTTCCTTGCGTGATATGGCCTATAAAGCACTGCAGGCTAAGGAGCGCTATGTCGCGAAGCATTCCAAAGAGCCTACCTCCTCCGAACTGGCAAAAATTCTTGACCTTCCGGTTGAAGATGTGGTTTTTGCGATGGACGCGATCCAGGATCCCGTTTCACTTTTTGAACCGATTTACAGCGATGGCGGAGATCCGATATTCATCATGGATCAGATTAGTGATGACAAGCACCGGGATAAAGAATGGGTCGATAACATTGCACTAAAAGAAGCAATGAGTAAATTGCATGAGCGGGAAAAAAGAATCGTTGCCATGCGCTTTTTTTACGGTAAAACGCAAATGGAAGTTGCGCAGGAAATAGGCATTTCCCAGGCACAGGTTTCAAGACTGGAAAAAATGGCAATCAAGGAAATGAATCAGGACATTGGCCCGTAA
- a CDS encoding YlmC/YmxH family sporulation protein: protein MPRISDFQTKEVVNVENGKRLGHIGDLDVNLSSGKIENLIIPGSGRVLGLFGRDNDVVVPWSNIVRIGADVILVRFYNDPDAPAREQE, encoded by the coding sequence ATGCCCAGAATATCTGATTTTCAGACAAAAGAAGTAGTGAACGTGGAAAATGGAAAGCGCCTCGGACATATTGGTGATCTTGACGTTAACCTTTCATCGGGGAAAATTGAGAACCTTATTATTCCCGGTTCGGGACGCGTGCTCGGTTTGTTCGGGAGAGACAATGATGTGGTCGTGCCTTGGAGCAATATTGTAAGGATTGGTGCGGATGTGATCCTGGTCCGCTTTTACAATGATCCTGATGCGCCGGCTCGGGAACAGGAATGA
- a CDS encoding laccase domain-containing protein, protein MAPFSSLNLGFHVRDRSEDVVQNREILADHIGFPLRTWVCAEQVHEQILPGQLREWRVPGLSACRLWLKMSTVCLQLNLTCSLHSALQTALRSFSTALIR, encoded by the coding sequence ATGGCCCCCTTTTCTTCGCTGAATCTAGGGTTTCATGTCAGAGACCGCTCCGAAGATGTGGTGCAGAATCGCGAAATATTGGCTGATCATATTGGATTTCCGCTTAGGACATGGGTTTGCGCGGAGCAGGTGCATGAACAAATATTGCCCGGGCAACTTCGGGAATGGCGGGTGCCGGGGCTTTCGGCATGCAGACTGTGGTTAAAAATGTCGACGGTTTGTTTACAACTGAACCTGACCTGCTCCTTGCACTCTGCTTTGCAGACTGCACTCCGATCTTTTTCTACTGCTCTGATCCGGTAG
- the pgeF gene encoding peptidoglycan editing factor PgeF has translation MQTVVKNVDGLFTTEPDLLLALCFADCTPIFFYCSDPVAVGIFHAGWRGSVGLGAEKMVKLLCHELEIQPSAIKAVVGPAISGSDYEVDQKVIHEVGQLDHNILSAAVKPHGPGHYLLDLQMLNRAVLIRAGIPEKQICVTGYTTYAYPDFFYSFRRDHGKTGRMMGFIGIKQEGES, from the coding sequence ATGCAGACTGTGGTTAAAAATGTCGACGGTTTGTTTACAACTGAACCTGACCTGCTCCTTGCACTCTGCTTTGCAGACTGCACTCCGATCTTTTTCTACTGCTCTGATCCGGTAGCAGTTGGCATTTTTCATGCCGGATGGAGAGGCAGCGTCGGGCTCGGCGCTGAAAAAATGGTGAAGCTGCTTTGCCATGAGCTTGAAATTCAGCCATCAGCAATCAAAGCTGTGGTCGGCCCCGCAATTAGCGGCTCGGACTATGAAGTGGATCAGAAAGTGATCCATGAAGTGGGTCAACTGGATCATAATATTTTGTCTGCTGCGGTAAAGCCGCACGGACCGGGGCATTATTTACTCGATTTGCAGATGCTTAACCGCGCAGTTCTGATACGAGCGGGTATCCCCGAAAAACAAATTTGCGTTACAGGGTACACCACTTATGCTTACCCTGACTTTTTCTATTCGTTCCGGAGGGATCACGGAAAAACAGGGCGCATGATGGGCTTCATTGGCATAAAGCAAGAAGGGGAAAGTTAA
- a CDS encoding YggS family pyridoxal phosphate-dependent enzyme has protein sequence MTVKENLKKVNEIIRMACEKSGRSQEDVSVIAVTKYVGIERVQEAISCGLFDLAENRKEGLLEKQQEIHDERVTWHLIGTLQTRKVKDVVDHIDYFHALDRLKLADEINKRKKSGKLKCFIEMNISGEESKHGIKENELDDFIDALSGYEHIQTVGLMTMAPNSDDSDLIRDVFRRLRNCRNRIRDRKLDYAPCNELSMGMSHDYRIAVEEGATFVRIGTALVGNELKGS, from the coding sequence CTGACAGTAAAAGAAAATTTGAAAAAGGTAAATGAAATAATTCGGATGGCGTGCGAAAAATCAGGGCGCAGTCAAGAAGACGTGAGCGTCATTGCCGTCACAAAATACGTAGGTATTGAACGCGTGCAAGAAGCAATAAGTTGCGGCCTTTTTGATCTGGCAGAGAACAGGAAGGAAGGCCTGCTTGAGAAACAGCAGGAGATTCATGATGAGCGTGTGACTTGGCATTTAATTGGCACGCTTCAGACGAGAAAAGTCAAAGATGTTGTCGACCACATCGATTATTTTCATGCACTTGACCGTCTAAAACTGGCGGATGAGATTAATAAACGGAAGAAAAGCGGGAAGCTGAAATGTTTTATTGAAATGAATATTTCAGGCGAAGAGTCTAAGCATGGCATTAAAGAGAATGAATTGGACGACTTTATTGATGCTTTAAGCGGGTATGAGCATATTCAGACTGTCGGCCTGATGACGATGGCCCCGAACAGCGATGATTCCGATCTCATCCGCGACGTGTTTCGCAGATTGAGGAATTGCCGCAACAGGATACGTGACAGAAAACTTGACTATGCACCATGCAATGAACTGTCCATGGGGATGTCGCATGATTATCGGATCGCTGTGGAAGAGGGCGCAACGTTTGTCAGAATAGGAACTGCTCTGGTTGGAAATGAATTGAAGGGGAGCTAA
- a CDS encoding cell division protein SepF, whose product MGLKSTIRRFFDLEETVDPIDDERSSYHGAVEDVPPRQETQTLEKSGKLVAFQNIRQQEKMILVEPKSFDEVEDIVGHLKSRRTVICSLQSVTKTDGQRILDFMSGTAFALDGQIRKIGKDTFLFAPESVDISGMISGWKIDKLNG is encoded by the coding sequence ATGGGCCTTAAATCGACAATCCGGCGTTTTTTTGACCTTGAAGAAACGGTTGATCCGATCGATGACGAACGGTCATCATATCATGGGGCTGTAGAAGACGTGCCGCCCCGCCAGGAGACACAGACGTTGGAGAAAAGCGGAAAACTCGTTGCTTTTCAGAATATCCGCCAGCAGGAGAAAATGATACTGGTTGAACCTAAGTCATTTGACGAAGTAGAGGATATTGTTGGCCATCTTAAGAGCAGGAGGACCGTAATCTGTAGCCTTCAAAGCGTTACAAAAACCGACGGGCAGCGCATTCTTGATTTTATGAGCGGCACGGCTTTCGCACTTGACGGGCAGATTCGCAAAATTGGTAAAGACACTTTTCTGTTTGCGCCGGAGTCTGTTGATATTTCAGGTATGATCAGTGGTTGGAAGATTGACAAGCTGAATGGATGA
- a CDS encoding YggT family protein — MFWIAFILSEAINIYKWILFIYILMSWLPNLANSSVGALFARACEPFLAPFRKIIPPIGGVIDISPMIAFLALWFAQVGISSIASRFG, encoded by the coding sequence ATGTTTTGGATTGCATTTATATTATCCGAGGCAATTAATATTTACAAATGGATCTTGTTTATTTATATATTGATGTCATGGCTTCCTAATTTGGCCAATTCATCGGTGGGTGCGCTTTTCGCAAGAGCATGCGAACCCTTTCTTGCGCCCTTCCGTAAAATAATTCCGCCGATTGGCGGCGTGATTGATATTTCCCCGATGATTGCCTTTCTTGCGCTGTGGTTTGCACAAGTGGGAATCAGCAGTATTGCCTCGAGATTCGGGTGA
- a CDS encoding RNA-binding protein — MSVYEHFRPEEKPLIDQFLDWKDQVSRQYMAKLTDFLDPRQQRILGLVIGKSDEVTVSFSGGYEGAERKKALLQPQYTAEGENAFDLSCVEVNFPTKFASLTHSELLGALIGTGVVRAKIGDLIFADAHVQFICSKDIEQYLVLNLTSVGRTTVSCSPIAPEQLLHNEQKWEESGGTVTSLRLDAVLSEIYHLPRSKVSELISRGMARVNWQIAEKRDFEVGEGDVLSLRGHGRSKIISADGLTKKNKIRLQYGKLY, encoded by the coding sequence TTGTCTGTTTATGAACATTTCCGTCCGGAAGAAAAACCGCTGATTGATCAATTTCTTGACTGGAAGGATCAGGTATCGAGGCAGTATATGGCTAAACTGACGGATTTTCTGGATCCACGCCAGCAGCGGATTCTTGGGCTGGTTATCGGGAAAAGTGATGAGGTCACGGTTTCTTTCTCTGGCGGATACGAAGGCGCAGAGCGAAAAAAGGCCCTGCTTCAGCCGCAGTATACGGCGGAAGGTGAAAACGCTTTTGATCTGTCCTGCGTTGAAGTGAACTTTCCGACGAAATTCGCATCGCTGACTCATTCCGAGCTTCTTGGCGCCCTAATCGGAACAGGTGTCGTTCGTGCAAAAATCGGTGATCTGATTTTCGCAGACGCGCACGTTCAATTTATTTGTTCGAAGGATATTGAACAGTATCTGGTATTGAATCTGACCTCTGTCGGAAGGACAACTGTTTCATGCAGTCCAATTGCTCCGGAGCAGCTTTTACATAATGAACAAAAGTGGGAAGAATCCGGTGGAACGGTCACATCACTCAGACTGGATGCTGTGCTGTCCGAAATTTATCATCTTCCCAGATCTAAAGTTTCCGAATTGATCAGCAGAGGCATGGCCAGGGTCAACTGGCAGATTGCCGAGAAAAGAGATTTTGAAGTAGGCGAAGGGGATGTCCTCTCTCTGCGCGGCCACGGCAGAAGCAAAATAATTTCAGCCGATGGCTTGACGAAAAAGAACAAAATTCGTTTACAGTATGGTAAACTGTATTAA
- a CDS encoding DivIVA domain-containing protein, translating to MPLTPLDIHNKEFSRGFRGYDEDEVNDFLDQIIKDYEALIREKKDLEQQVKNSGEKLSHFSNIETTLNKSILVAQETAEEVKTNANKEAKLIVMEAKKNADRIINEALEKSRKVTLNIEELKKEANVYRTRFQMLIEAQLELLKSDDWKNLSTNPDEETDNNAEVLKTRA from the coding sequence TTGCCATTAACACCATTGGACATTCATAATAAAGAATTTTCCCGTGGATTCCGCGGGTATGATGAGGACGAGGTTAATGACTTTCTCGATCAGATTATTAAAGATTACGAAGCGCTGATCAGAGAGAAGAAGGATCTCGAACAGCAGGTGAAAAATTCCGGCGAAAAACTTAGCCATTTTTCCAACATCGAGACAACTTTGAACAAAAGCATTCTGGTTGCACAGGAAACGGCCGAGGAAGTTAAGACTAACGCGAATAAGGAAGCCAAATTGATCGTCATGGAAGCTAAAAAAAATGCTGACCGGATTATCAACGAGGCCCTTGAAAAGTCCCGGAAAGTGACTCTTAATATTGAAGAATTAAAGAAGGAAGCCAATGTTTACCGGACACGATTCCAGATGCTGATTGAAGCGCAGCTTGAACTTCTGAAAAGTGATGATTGGAAAAACCTATCGACCAATCCGGATGAAGAAACGGATAACAATGCTGAAGTTTTGAAGACACGGGCTTGA